One stretch of Thermus thermamylovorans DNA includes these proteins:
- a CDS encoding type Z 30S ribosomal protein S14: MARKALIEKAKRTPKFKVRAYTRCVRCGRARSVYRYFGLCRLCLRELAHKGQLPGVRKASW; the protein is encoded by the coding sequence ATGGCCAGGAAAGCGCTGATCGAAAAGGCCAAGCGTACCCCTAAGTTCAAGGTGCGGGCCTACACCCGCTGCGTGCGCTGCGGGAGGGCCCGGAGCGTCTACCGCTACTTCGGGCTCTGCCGCCTCTGCCTCCGGGAACTTGCCCACAAGGGCCAGCTTCCCGGGGTGCGGAAGGCCAGCTGGTAG
- the rplE gene encoding 50S ribosomal protein L5 codes for MPLEVALKKKYHEEVRPELIRRFGYQNVWEVPRLLKVVVNQGLGEAKEDARILEKASKELALITGQKPAITRAKRSISNFKLRKGMPIGLRVTLRGDRMWIFLEKLLNVALPRIRDFRGVNPGSFDGRGNYNLGLKEQLIFPEITYDMVDALRGMDIAVVTTARTDEEAKALLELLGFPFRR; via the coding sequence ATGCCGCTAGAGGTTGCGCTCAAGAAGAAGTACCACGAGGAGGTCCGGCCCGAGCTTATCCGCCGCTTTGGCTACCAGAACGTCTGGGAGGTGCCGAGGCTATTGAAGGTGGTGGTGAACCAGGGCCTGGGGGAGGCCAAGGAGGACGCCCGTATTCTGGAGAAGGCTTCCAAGGAGCTCGCCCTCATCACCGGGCAGAAGCCGGCCATCACCCGGGCCAAGCGGTCCATCTCCAACTTCAAACTGCGCAAGGGGATGCCCATTGGCCTTAGGGTCACCCTGCGCGGCGACCGGATGTGGATTTTCCTGGAGAAGCTCCTCAACGTGGCCCTCCCCCGCATCCGGGACTTCCGGGGGGTGAACCCGGGGAGCTTCGACGGCCGCGGCAACTACAACCTGGGCCTTAAGGAGCAGCTCATCTTCCCCGAGATCACCTACGACATGGTGGACGCCCTACGGGGCATGGACATCGCGGTGGTCACCACCGCCCGGACCGACGAGGAGGCCAAGGCCCTTTTGGAGCTTTTGGGCTTCCCCTTCCGCAGGTGA
- the rplX gene encoding 50S ribosomal protein L24: MRAKLHVKKGDTVLVASGKYKGQVGKVKTVLPQKEAVIVEGVNLVKKAVRVSPQHPQGGFVEQEAPLHASKVRPICPACGKPTRVRKKFLEDGRKIRVCAKCGGALDAEG; this comes from the coding sequence ATGCGGGCCAAGCTGCACGTAAAAAAGGGGGACACCGTCCTGGTGGCCTCGGGCAAGTACAAGGGCCAGGTGGGGAAGGTGAAAACCGTCCTTCCCCAAAAGGAGGCGGTCATCGTGGAGGGGGTCAACCTGGTCAAGAAGGCGGTGCGGGTGAGCCCCCAGCACCCCCAAGGGGGCTTCGTGGAGCAGGAGGCCCCCCTGCACGCCTCCAAGGTGCGCCCCATCTGCCCCGCCTGCGGCAAGCCCACCCGGGTGCGCAAGAAGTTCCTCGAGGATGGCCGCAAGATCCGGGTCTGCGCCAAGTGCGGCGGGGCCTTGGACGCGGAGGGATAA
- the rplN gene encoding 50S ribosomal protein L14 gives MIQPQTYLEVADNTGARKIMCIRVLKGSNAKYATVGDVIVASVKEAIPRGAVKEGDVVKAVVVRTRKEVKRPDGSAIRFDDNAAVIINNQLEPRGTRVFGPVARELREKGFMKIVSLAPEVL, from the coding sequence ATGATCCAGCCCCAGACCTACCTCGAGGTGGCCGACAACACCGGGGCCCGCAAGATCATGTGCATCCGCGTGCTCAAGGGCTCCAACGCCAAGTACGCCACCGTGGGGGACGTGATCGTGGCCAGCGTCAAGGAGGCCATCCCCCGTGGGGCCGTCAAAGAGGGGGACGTGGTCAAGGCGGTGGTGGTGCGCACCCGGAAGGAGGTCAAGCGCCCCGATGGCTCCGCCATCCGCTTTGACGACAACGCCGCCGTCATCATCAACAACCAGCTGGAGCCCCGCGGCACCCGGGTCTTCGGCCCCGTGGCGCGGGAGCTGCGGGAGAAGGGCTTCATGAAGATCGTCTCCCTGGCGCCGGAGGTGCTCTGA
- the rpsQ gene encoding 30S ribosomal protein S17, with the protein MPKKVLTGVVVSDRMQKTVAVLVERQFPHPLYGKVIRRSKKYLAHDPEERYKVGDVVEIIEARPISKRKRFRVLRLVEGGRLDLVEKYLVRRQNYQSLSKRGGKA; encoded by the coding sequence ATGCCTAAGAAGGTGCTGACCGGGGTGGTGGTGAGCGACCGGATGCAGAAGACCGTGGCGGTCCTGGTGGAGCGCCAGTTCCCCCACCCCCTCTACGGCAAGGTGATCCGCCGCTCCAAGAAGTACCTGGCCCACGACCCCGAGGAGCGGTACAAGGTGGGGGACGTGGTGGAGATCATCGAGGCCCGGCCCATCTCCAAGCGCAAGCGCTTCCGGGTGCTGCGCCTGGTGGAGGGGGGCAGGCTGGACCTGGTGGAGAAGTACCTGGTCCGGCGCCAGAACTACCAGAGCCTTTCCAAGCGGGGAGGTAAGGCATGA
- the rpmC gene encoding 50S ribosomal protein L29, with amino-acid sequence MKPSEIRKLSPAEIEKLLREKKRELMDLRFQASIGQLSQNHRVREVRRLIARLLTILREKRRPHA; translated from the coding sequence ATGAAGCCCAGTGAGATCCGCAAGCTCTCCCCAGCGGAGATCGAGAAGCTCTTGCGGGAGAAGAAGCGGGAGCTTATGGACCTCCGCTTCCAGGCCTCCATCGGACAGCTCTCCCAAAACCACCGGGTCCGGGAGGTCCGGCGCCTGATCGCCCGCCTGCTCACCATCTTGCGGGAAAAGAGGAGGCCCCATGCCTAA
- the rplP gene encoding 50S ribosomal protein L16: MLMPRRMKYRKQHRGRMKGAAKGGDYVAFGDFGLVAMEPAWITAQQIEAARVAMVRHFRRGGKIFIRVFPDKPYTKKPLEVRMGKGKGNVEGYVAVVRPGRVMFEVAGVTEAQALEALRIAGHKLPIRTKIVRRDAYDEAQ; encoded by the coding sequence ATGCTGATGCCCAGGCGCATGAAGTACCGCAAGCAGCACCGGGGTCGCATGAAGGGGGCGGCCAAGGGGGGGGACTACGTGGCCTTCGGGGACTTCGGCCTGGTGGCCATGGAGCCCGCCTGGATCACCGCCCAGCAGATCGAGGCCGCCCGGGTGGCCATGGTGCGCCACTTCCGCCGCGGGGGCAAGATCTTCATCCGCGTCTTTCCCGACAAACCCTACACCAAGAAGCCCTTGGAGGTGCGGATGGGCAAGGGCAAGGGCAACGTGGAGGGGTACGTGGCCGTGGTGCGGCCGGGCCGGGTGATGTTCGAGGTGGCGGGGGTCACGGAGGCCCAGGCCCTGGAAGCCCTGCGCATCGCCGGCCACAAGCTCCCCATCCGGACCAAGATCGTACGGAGGGATGCCTACGATGAAGCCCAGTGA
- the rpsC gene encoding 30S ribosomal protein S3, giving the protein MGNKIHPIGLRLGITRDWESRWYAGKKAYRHLLLEDQRIRDLLTKELYPAGLARIDIERAADNVAVTVHVAKPGVVIGRGGEKIKVLRDTLAKVTGRNVALNVQEIHNPNLSAPLVAQRVAEQIERRFAVRRSIKQAVQRVMEAGAKGAKVIVSGRIGGAEQARTEWAAEGRVPLHTLRANIDYGFALARTTYGVLGVKAYVFLGEVIGGQKAKARLEAPRSEERPRRRRPAVRVKKEE; this is encoded by the coding sequence ATGGGAAATAAAATCCACCCCATCGGCCTCCGGCTCGGCATCACCCGGGACTGGGAGTCCCGCTGGTACGCCGGCAAGAAAGCCTACCGCCACCTCCTTCTGGAGGACCAGAGGATCCGTGACCTCCTCACCAAAGAGCTCTACCCTGCGGGCCTGGCCCGCATCGACATCGAACGGGCCGCGGACAACGTGGCCGTCACCGTGCACGTGGCCAAGCCCGGGGTGGTCATCGGCCGCGGCGGGGAGAAGATCAAGGTCCTGCGGGACACCCTGGCCAAGGTTACCGGGAGGAACGTGGCCTTAAACGTCCAGGAGATCCACAACCCCAACCTCTCCGCTCCCCTGGTGGCCCAGCGGGTGGCGGAGCAGATCGAGCGCCGCTTCGCCGTGCGCCGCTCCATCAAGCAGGCGGTCCAGCGGGTCATGGAAGCGGGGGCCAAAGGGGCCAAGGTGATCGTCTCCGGCCGCATCGGGGGCGCGGAGCAGGCCCGCACGGAGTGGGCGGCCGAGGGGCGGGTGCCCCTTCACACCCTTCGTGCTAACATAGACTACGGCTTCGCCCTGGCCCGCACCACCTACGGGGTGCTGGGGGTCAAGGCCTATGTGTTCCTGGGCGAGGTGATCGGCGGCCAGAAGGCCAAGGCGCGCCTTGAGGCCCCCAGGTCCGAGGAGCGGCCCCGCCGGCGCCGCCCTGCCGTGCGGGTGAAGAAGGAGGAATGA
- the rplV gene encoding 50S ribosomal protein L22, whose protein sequence is MEAKAIARYVRIAPRKVRLVVDLIRGKSLEEARALLRYTPKRGAHHVAKVLESAAANAVNNHDLLEDRLFVKAAYVDEGPALKRVLPRARGRADIIRKKTSHITVILGEKHGK, encoded by the coding sequence ATGGAAGCGAAAGCCATTGCCCGTTACGTGCGCATCGCCCCCAGGAAGGTCCGGCTGGTGGTGGACCTGATCCGGGGGAAGAGCCTGGAGGAGGCCCGCGCCCTCCTGCGCTACACCCCCAAGCGGGGGGCCCACCACGTGGCCAAGGTGCTGGAGTCCGCTGCCGCCAACGCGGTGAACAACCACGACCTCTTGGAGGACCGGCTCTTCGTGAAGGCGGCCTATGTGGACGAGGGGCCCGCCCTCAAGCGGGTGCTCCCCCGGGCCCGGGGCCGGGCGGACATCATCAGGAAGAAGACCAGCCACATCACGGTGATCTTGGGGGAGAAGCATGGGAAATAA
- the rpsS gene encoding 30S ribosomal protein S19: protein MPRSLKKGVFVDDHLLEKVLELNAKGEKRLIKTWSRRSTIVPEMVGHTIAVYNGKQHVPVYITENMVGHKLGEFAPTRTYRGHGKEAKATKKK from the coding sequence AAGAAAGGCGTGTTCGTCGATGACCACCTCCTGGAGAAGGTGCTGGAGCTCAACGCCAAGGGGGAGAAGCGGCTCATCAAGACCTGGAGCCGCCGCTCCACCATCGTCCCCGAGATGGTGGGCCACACCATCGCCGTTTACAACGGCAAGCAGCACGTGCCCGTCTACATCACCGAGAACATGGTGGGGCACAAGCTGGGGGAGTTCGCCCCCACCCGCACCTACCGGGGGCACGGCAAAGAGGCCAAGGCCACCAAGAAGAAGTAG